Proteins from a genomic interval of Rhodothermales bacterium:
- a CDS encoding DinB family protein: MSNPEPWLRGPVEGVPGVLQPVAHALLGAQEEIRAVLAGLAEPDLWTRPEGCASIGWHLSHLSGSTDRLFTYARGEALTEAQRTDLAAERDASTRVAAQELLARFHRVVDQALAQLRGTSPETVTDFRAVGGAQLPSTVIGLLMHAGEHAARHAGQIKTTSLLVTAGAALDMVTLVVRDHDEAVAFFTGKLGFALLEDTYQPEQDKRWVVVKPPGPASRILLARANTDSQRAAIGNQTGGRVGFFLHTDDFWRDFRAYSDAGVEFVRAPAVQSYGTVAVFADLYGNLWDLIGPTLGETPPTP; this comes from the coding sequence ATGTCGAATCCTGAACCCTGGCTCCGCGGCCCTGTAGAGGGGGTGCCTGGTGTGCTGCAACCTGTAGCCCACGCACTCCTGGGCGCCCAGGAGGAGATCCGGGCCGTGCTGGCGGGTCTGGCCGAGCCTGACCTCTGGACGCGGCCGGAGGGATGCGCGTCCATCGGGTGGCATCTGTCGCACCTGTCCGGCAGCACCGACCGATTGTTCACCTACGCGCGGGGGGAAGCACTGACGGAGGCACAGCGGACCGACCTTGCCGCGGAGCGGGATGCTTCCACCCGAGTTGCCGCCCAGGAGTTACTCGCCCGGTTTCATCGGGTCGTCGATCAGGCGCTCGCCCAGCTTCGGGGTACGTCCCCGGAGACCGTGACAGACTTCCGCGCGGTCGGAGGGGCACAGCTCCCATCGACCGTGATCGGACTTCTCATGCATGCCGGCGAGCATGCGGCACGCCACGCCGGACAGATCAAAACTACCAGCCTCCTGGTCACGGCCGGCGCCGCACTGGACATGGTAACGCTGGTGGTTCGAGACCATGACGAGGCCGTCGCGTTCTTTACCGGGAAGCTGGGATTCGCCTTGCTGGAGGACACCTATCAGCCCGAACAGGACAAGCGCTGGGTGGTCGTCAAGCCGCCGGGACCCGCTTCGCGCATCCTCCTGGCACGGGCCAATACAGACTCCCAGAGAGCCGCGATTGGCAATCAGACCGGCGGCCGGGTGGGCTTTTTTCTGCACACGGACGACTTCTGGCGTGACTTTCGAGCCTACTCGGACGCAGGGGTGGAATTCGTGCGGGCGCCGGCCGTGCAGTCGTATGGCACGGTGGCGGTTTTTGCGGATCTCTACGGCAACCTTTGGGATCTGATCGGACCTACATTGGGCGAAACACCCCCGACGCCATGA
- a CDS encoding L-2-amino-thiazoline-4-carboxylic acid hydrolase encodes MSFGRLLLPPGVAYRRAAQEALADRPVDAQTVLAEMRRAYARTESRYSFGVNLLLRYFDWSRALYASALEAGLDADEAGRLVQDTHWRLFRPVFVLLNRVSRLRSRRLRTRVQWMLDLSFRTVFTAPFERELLASGEGIAFDVVRCPIAEYFRDHGMPELTRHAACSLDWRMAELWGVLFERTQTIAAGADSCDFRYQMPDHVES; translated from the coding sequence GTGAGCTTCGGCAGACTTCTTCTGCCCCCGGGCGTCGCCTATCGTCGTGCGGCCCAGGAAGCGCTGGCAGACCGCCCTGTAGATGCGCAGACCGTTCTGGCGGAAATGCGCAGGGCCTACGCCCGAACAGAAAGCCGATATTCGTTTGGCGTAAACCTGCTCCTGCGCTACTTCGACTGGAGCCGCGCGCTGTATGCATCCGCGCTGGAGGCCGGCCTCGACGCCGACGAAGCGGGCCGACTGGTCCAAGACACCCATTGGCGTCTGTTTCGGCCGGTATTCGTCCTTCTGAACCGGGTCTCAAGGCTTCGAAGCCGACGCCTGAGGACGCGAGTACAATGGATGCTCGACCTCTCCTTCCGCACGGTGTTCACCGCACCGTTTGAACGGGAGCTCCTGGCGTCCGGTGAGGGTATCGCGTTCGATGTGGTCCGGTGCCCGATCGCGGAATACTTTCGCGATCACGGCATGCCCGAGTTGACGCGTCATGCAGCCTGTAGCCTCGATTGGCGCATGGCCGAGCTGTGGGGCGTACTGTTTGAACGCACACAAACCATCGCGGCAGGAGCCGATTCGTGCGACTTCCGCTACCAAATGCCGGATCATGTCGAATCCTGA